A genomic region of Homo sapiens chromosome 4, GRCh38.p14 Primary Assembly contains the following coding sequences:
- the RWDD4 gene encoding RWD domain-containing protein 4 isoform 2 (isoform 2 is encoded by transcript variant 2): MNAFFNNTISSAVKQSILAKLQEAVEANLGTAMTYTLFEYAKDNKEQFMENHNPINSATSISNIISIETPNTAPSSKKKDKKEQLSKAQKRKLADKTDHKGELPRGWNWVDVVKHLSKTGSKDDE, translated from the exons ATGAACGCTTTTTTTAACAACACCAT ATCATCAGCTGTAAAGCAGAGTATATTAGCCAAGCTACAGGAAGCAGTAGAAGCTAATCTTGGAACCGCTATGACCTATACATTGTTTGAATATGCCAAAGACAATAAAGAGCAGTTCATGGAGAATCACAATCCCATCAATTCCGCA acatcgATAAGCAATATCATCTCAATTGAAACTCCTAATACAGCCCCATCaagtaagaaaaaagacaaaaaagaacaacTTTCAAAAGCCCAGAAGCGTAAGCTGGCAGACAAAAcag ATCACAAAGGAGAACTTCCTCGAGGCTGGAACTGGGTTGATGTTGTGAAg CAT tTAAGCAAAACTGGCTCTAAGGATGATGAGTAG